A genomic stretch from Chitinophaga agri includes:
- the rplV gene encoding 50S ribosomal protein L22 — translation MEAVAKLNNNPTSTRKMRLLADLIRGLDVEKALNILKFHPKHPSVPLEKLLLSAIANWKVKNEGARVEDANLQVKTIFVDGGRILKRMRPAPQGRGYRVRKRSNHVTIVVDSRPVVEAK, via the coding sequence ATGGAAGCAGTAGCTAAGCTTAATAATAATCCGACATCTACCCGCAAAATGCGTTTGCTGGCGGACCTGATCCGTGGTCTGGATGTGGAAAAAGCTCTGAATATTTTGAAGTTCCATCCAAAGCATCCCAGCGTTCCGTTGGAGAAACTGCTGTTGTCTGCTATCGCTAACTGGAAAGTGAAGAACGAAGGCGCAAGAGTAGAAGATGCTAACCTGCAGGTAAAAACCATCTTCGTTGATGGCGGCCGTATCCTGAAAAGAATGCGTCCTGCACCACAGGGTAGAGGTTATCGCGTTCGTAAAAGAAGCAACCATGTAACCATCGTTGTTGATAGCCGTCCTGTAGTGGAAGCAAAATAA
- the rpsC gene encoding 30S ribosomal protein S3, which produces MGQKTNPIGNRLGIIRGWDSNWYGGKKDYATKLIEDNKIRTYLNARINKGGISRIVIERTLGKLIITIHTSKPGIIIGKGGGEVDRIKEELKKLTDKDDVQINILEIRRPEIDANIVAETIAKQIESRINYKRAIKMAIATALRMGAEGIKIKVGGRLGGAEIARSEEMKQGRVPLHTYRMDIDYASLFALTVYGKIGIKVWICKGEVLGERDLNPNAISAKDGEGAGRSGGGDRRGGDNRGGDRRGGDRRGGDNRGGERRGGDRR; this is translated from the coding sequence ATGGGTCAGAAAACAAATCCTATTGGTAACAGGTTAGGTATCATCAGAGGATGGGACTCCAATTGGTATGGTGGCAAGAAAGATTACGCTACCAAACTGATCGAGGATAACAAGATCAGAACTTACCTGAATGCCCGTATCAACAAAGGTGGCATTTCCAGGATAGTGATTGAAAGAACTTTAGGTAAACTGATCATCACCATTCATACATCTAAACCTGGTATCATCATAGGTAAAGGTGGTGGAGAGGTTGACCGCATCAAGGAAGAGCTGAAGAAACTGACAGATAAAGATGACGTACAGATCAACATTCTGGAAATCCGTCGTCCTGAGATTGATGCGAACATCGTAGCTGAAACCATCGCTAAGCAGATCGAAAGCCGTATCAACTATAAACGTGCGATCAAAATGGCTATCGCTACTGCACTGAGAATGGGAGCTGAAGGTATTAAGATAAAAGTAGGTGGTCGTCTGGGTGGTGCTGAGATCGCTCGTTCAGAAGAAATGAAACAGGGCCGTGTTCCTTTGCATACTTACCGTATGGATATCGACTACGCTTCTCTGTTTGCGCTGACAGTATATGGTAAAATCGGTATCAAGGTATGGATCTGTAAAGGTGAAGTACTGGGTGAACGTGATCTGAACCCTAACGCAATTTCTGCGAAAGATGGTGAAGGTGCTGGACGCTCAGGTGGTGGCGACAGAAGAGGCGGTGACAACCGTGGCGGCGACAGAAGAGGTGGTGACAGAAGAGGCGGTGATAACCGTGGTGGCGAGAGAAGAGGTGGTGACCGCAGATAA
- the rplP gene encoding 50S ribosomal protein L16, with protein sequence MLQPKRTKHRKMHKGRIKGNAKRGAAISFGSFGLKALEPKWITDRQIEAARVALTRHMKREGNVWIRIFPDKSITAKPLEVRMGKGKGAPDHWAAVVKPGRILFEADGVPLQVAKEAMELAAQKLPIKVKFVVRPDYVA encoded by the coding sequence ATGTTACAGCCAAAGAGAACGAAACACAGGAAGATGCATAAAGGCCGCATCAAAGGTAACGCTAAGCGTGGCGCGGCAATCTCCTTTGGTAGTTTCGGTCTGAAAGCATTAGAACCTAAGTGGATCACCGACAGGCAGATTGAAGCTGCCCGTGTTGCTCTGACCAGGCATATGAAACGTGAAGGTAACGTGTGGATCCGTATATTCCCTGATAAATCAATTACTGCCAAACCACTGGAAGTGAGGATGGGTAAAGGTAAAGGTGCTCCTGACCATTGGGCTGCTGTAGTGAAACCAGGCCGTATCTTATTTGAAGCGGATGGTGTTCCTTTACAGGTAGCAAAAGAGGCAATGGAACTGGCTGCACAGAAACTGCCTATTAAAGTGAAATTTGTAGTGCGTCCCGATTACGTTGCATAA
- the rpmC gene encoding 50S ribosomal protein L29, with protein sequence MAKDKLDLKGLSDQELKEKISEEQLRLKKVTFSHAITPIENPMSIRSLRRQIAQLKTELRKRELGAQA encoded by the coding sequence ATGGCAAAAGATAAGCTGGATCTTAAAGGCTTAAGCGACCAGGAACTGAAAGAGAAAATCTCTGAAGAGCAATTACGCCTGAAGAAAGTAACCTTCAGTCACGCAATCACGCCAATTGAGAATCCAATGAGCATCCGCTCTCTCAGGCGTCAGATCGCACAGCTGAAAACCGAGCTGCGTAAAAGAGAACTGGGCGCACAAGCCTAA
- the rpsQ gene encoding 30S ribosomal protein S17 has product MIERKLRKTRTGVVSSNKMDKTITVSVERKVKHPIYGKFVKKTTKFMAHDEKNECSIGDTVRIMEVRPLSKNKCWRLVEVIEKVK; this is encoded by the coding sequence ATGATCGAAAGAAAATTAAGAAAAACCAGAACTGGCGTGGTATCCAGCAATAAGATGGATAAAACTATCACCGTAAGCGTTGAGCGTAAGGTGAAGCACCCTATCTATGGTAAGTTCGTTAAGAAAACTACTAAGTTCATGGCGCACGACGAGAAAAACGAGTGCAGCATTGGTGACACCGTAAGAATTATGGAAGTTCGCCCTCTGAGCAAAAACAAATGCTGGAGACTGGTAGAAGTTATCGAAAAGGTAAAATAA
- the rplN gene encoding 50S ribosomal protein L14: MIQQESRLNVADNSGAKEVLCIRVLGNSGQDYAKVGDKIVVTVKDAIPGGGVKKGMVTKAVIVRTKNKLRRKDGSYIRFDDNAVVLLNNSDEPRGTRIFGPVARELRDKGYMKIISLAPEVL; the protein is encoded by the coding sequence ATGATACAACAAGAATCAAGGCTGAATGTAGCTGATAACAGTGGTGCCAAAGAGGTGCTGTGTATTAGAGTATTAGGCAACTCCGGCCAGGATTACGCTAAAGTGGGCGATAAAATCGTAGTAACTGTGAAGGATGCAATCCCAGGCGGTGGCGTAAAGAAAGGTATGGTAACCAAAGCTGTTATCGTTAGAACTAAAAACAAGCTGCGCCGTAAAGACGGATCTTATATCCGTTTTGACGATAATGCCGTTGTATTGCTGAACAACTCTGACGAGCCACGCGGTACCCGTATTTTCGGTCCGGTTGCCCGTGAGCTGCGCGATAAGGGATACATGAAGATTATCTCTCTGGCTCCCGAGGTGCTGTAA
- the rplX gene encoding 50S ribosomal protein L24 — protein MKTRFKPKFNIKKGDTVVVIAGDDKDRTKPRKVLEVIPDKARVLVEGVNIITKHTKPTAQNTKGGIVKQEAPIAISNIMLWDAKAGKPTKVNRQRENGKLVRIAKKSGEVIK, from the coding sequence ATGAAAACGAGATTCAAGCCTAAGTTCAACATTAAGAAAGGCGACACGGTAGTGGTGATTGCCGGTGATGACAAGGACAGGACCAAGCCACGTAAGGTATTGGAAGTGATCCCTGACAAGGCACGCGTTCTGGTTGAGGGTGTGAACATCATCACCAAACATACCAAACCAACTGCACAGAACACCAAAGGTGGTATTGTTAAGCAGGAGGCTCCAATCGCTATTTCCAACATAATGTTGTGGGATGCTAAGGCTGGTAAACCTACCAAAGTTAACAGGCAGCGCGAAAATGGTAAATTAGTTCGTATAGCTAAAAAATCAGGGGAGGTAATTAAATAA
- the rplE gene encoding 50S ribosomal protein L5: protein MANTTYTPRLQTKYREEVVSTLHKKFNYKSVMQVPRLVKICLNQGINGAVGDKKLVDIAVDEMTRISGQKAIATLSKKDISNFKLRKHMPIGARVTLRGTNMYDFLDRLIAVSLPRVRDFKGVNDKAFDGRGNYTLGITEQIIFPEIDIDKVTKISGMDITFVTTAQTNEEAYELLKELGMPFKNIKKDNQ from the coding sequence ATGGCAAACACTACATATACACCCAGACTGCAGACTAAATACCGCGAAGAAGTAGTTAGCACACTGCATAAGAAATTTAATTACAAGAGCGTAATGCAGGTACCAAGACTGGTGAAGATCTGTCTGAACCAGGGTATCAACGGCGCTGTTGGAGATAAAAAACTGGTAGATATTGCTGTTGATGAGATGACCCGTATTTCTGGTCAGAAAGCGATCGCTACTTTATCTAAAAAAGATATCTCTAACTTCAAACTGAGAAAGCACATGCCTATCGGTGCTCGCGTTACACTGCGTGGTACTAATATGTATGACTTCCTGGATCGTCTGATCGCAGTATCCCTGCCTCGTGTACGTGACTTCAAAGGTGTAAATGATAAAGCTTTCGATGGCCGTGGTAACTATACCCTGGGTATCACCGAGCAGATCATCTTCCCTGAGATCGATATCGATAAAGTAACTAAGATCTCCGGTATGGACATCACTTTCGTTACTACCGCGCAGACCAACGAAGAAGCTTACGAGCTCCTGAAGGAACTGGGTATGCCGTTCAAGAATATCAAGAAGGATAATCAATAA
- the rpsN gene encoding 30S ribosomal protein S14, protein MARESVKARERKRQALVAKFAEKRAALKAEGNYAELDQLPRNASPVRLHNRCQLSGRPKGYMRHFGMCRNMFRDLALAGKIPGVRKASW, encoded by the coding sequence ATGGCAAGAGAATCCGTAAAAGCTCGCGAAAGAAAGAGACAAGCACTGGTAGCTAAGTTCGCAGAAAAGCGTGCCGCTCTGAAAGCAGAAGGTAACTACGCTGAACTGGACCAGCTCCCAAGAAATGCTTCTCCTGTTCGCCTGCACAACAGATGTCAGCTTTCCGGTCGTCCAAAAGGTTACATGCGTCACTTCGGTATGTGTCGTAACATGTTCCGCGACCTGGCACTCGCAGGTAAAATACCTGGCGTTAGAAAAGCTAGCTGGTAA
- the rpsH gene encoding 30S ribosomal protein S8 — protein sequence MVTDPIADFLTRIRNAQMANHRIVEIPASKLKKRITEILYDKGYILKYKFEEDNKQGVIKIALKYDLQTKVPAITDMQRISRPGLRQYAKPADFKRVKNGLGIAIVSTSKGVMTDKEAKAQNVGGELVCYVY from the coding sequence ATGGTTACTGATCCAATAGCAGACTTCCTGACCAGAATCCGGAACGCGCAAATGGCCAACCACAGGATTGTGGAAATTCCTGCCTCAAAACTGAAAAAACGTATCACTGAGATACTGTACGACAAAGGTTATATCCTGAAGTACAAATTCGAAGAAGATAACAAACAAGGTGTTATCAAGATAGCGCTGAAGTATGATCTGCAGACTAAAGTACCTGCTATCACTGATATGCAGCGTATCAGCCGTCCTGGTTTACGCCAGTACGCTAAGCCTGCTGACTTCAAACGTGTGAAGAACGGTCTGGGTATCGCTATCGTTTCTACTTCTAAAGGTGTAATGACCGATAAAGAAGCTAAAGCTCAAAATGTAGGCGGCGAGCTCGTTTGCTACGTCTATTAA
- the rplF gene encoding 50S ribosomal protein L6 — MSRIGKSPIKLASGVTATVSAANELTVKGPKGELKRTIDRDIKIEVKDGVLTVVRPTDQIRHRALHGLYRALINNMVIGVTEGFKKQLELVGVGYKAANQGQLLDLALGYSHNIVIEIPSELKVTTLTEKGANPKIMLEGIDNQLLGQVAAKIRSLRKPEPYKGKGVRYSDEVVRKKAGKSAGK, encoded by the coding sequence ATGTCTCGTATAGGTAAAAGTCCTATCAAATTAGCAAGCGGTGTTACAGCTACTGTATCTGCTGCTAATGAACTGACTGTAAAAGGCCCTAAAGGTGAACTGAAAAGGACCATCGACAGGGATATCAAAATAGAAGTGAAGGATGGCGTGCTTACAGTAGTTCGTCCGACCGATCAGATCCGTCACCGCGCACTGCACGGTCTGTACCGTGCGCTGATCAACAACATGGTGATCGGTGTAACTGAAGGTTTCAAGAAACAGCTTGAACTGGTGGGTGTGGGTTACAAAGCCGCTAACCAGGGTCAGTTACTGGACCTGGCTTTAGGCTACTCTCACAACATCGTGATCGAGATTCCTTCAGAGCTGAAAGTAACTACACTGACTGAAAAGGGTGCTAACCCTAAAATCATGCTGGAAGGTATTGACAACCAGCTGTTAGGTCAGGTAGCTGCGAAAATCCGTAGCCTGCGTAAACCAGAGCCGTACAAAGGTAAAGGTGTTCGCTACAGTGATGAAGTGGTTCGTAAGAAAGCAGGTAAGTCTGCAGGTAAATAA
- the rplR gene encoding 50S ribosomal protein L18: MSTKVNRRQKIRYRIRKKAVGSAQKPRLSVFRSNSDIYVQLIDDASGVTLAAASSRDKDIKAQKGTKSEKSKLVGAALATKAKNLGITTCIFDRGGYLYHGRVKSVADGAREAGLQF; encoded by the coding sequence ATGAGCACAAAAGTTAATAGGAGACAGAAGATCCGCTACCGCATTCGTAAAAAGGCTGTAGGTAGTGCACAGAAGCCTAGATTATCTGTATTTCGCAGCAATAGCGATATTTACGTGCAATTGATAGATGATGCTTCCGGTGTTACTCTGGCTGCTGCTTCTTCCCGCGATAAGGATATCAAAGCACAGAAAGGTACCAAATCCGAGAAATCTAAACTCGTAGGTGCTGCACTGGCTACAAAGGCAAAAAACCTTGGTATTACTACCTGCATTTTTGACCGCGGTGGTTATCTGTATCATGGTCGCGTAAAGAGCGTGGCAGATGGCGCCAGAGAAGCTGGTCTGCAATTCTAA
- the rpsE gene encoding 30S ribosomal protein S5, translating into MAKNTFNKVKAGDLELKEKVVAINRVTKTTKGGRTFSFSALVVVGNEHGVVGHGLGKAKEVQEAITKGIDDAKKNLIKVPVMHGTIPHDQLAKEGAAKVLIKPAAHGTGVIAGGSMRAVLESAGITDVLAKSLGSANPHNVVKATFKALGLLREPIQIAKTRSVSLKKVFNG; encoded by the coding sequence ATGGCAAAGAATACATTTAATAAAGTAAAGGCCGGTGACCTGGAGCTGAAAGAGAAGGTAGTGGCTATCAACCGTGTTACTAAAACCACCAAAGGCGGACGTACTTTCAGTTTTTCTGCCCTGGTAGTAGTAGGTAACGAACACGGTGTAGTAGGACATGGTCTTGGTAAGGCTAAAGAGGTGCAGGAAGCTATCACCAAAGGAATCGACGATGCTAAGAAAAATCTTATCAAGGTTCCTGTGATGCATGGTACTATTCCTCACGATCAGTTAGCTAAAGAAGGTGCTGCGAAGGTGCTGATAAAACCAGCTGCTCATGGTACTGGTGTTATCGCGGGAGGTTCTATGCGTGCCGTACTGGAGAGCGCAGGTATCACCGACGTTCTGGCTAAATCACTGGGTTCTGCTAATCCTCACAACGTGGTTAAGGCTACATTCAAAGCTTTAGGTCTGCTGCGTGAACCAATTCAGATAGCAAAAACCAGAAGCGTATCACTGAAGAAAGTATTTAACGGATAA
- the rpmD gene encoding 50S ribosomal protein L30 — MAKIKITQVKSGIDRPERQKLTLKALGLKKLNATVEVEATPQILGMVRKVNHLVKVEA; from the coding sequence ATGGCAAAGATCAAGATCACCCAGGTTAAAAGTGGTATCGACCGTCCAGAGCGTCAGAAGCTTACGCTGAAGGCACTGGGACTGAAGAAACTGAACGCCACTGTAGAAGTGGAAGCTACCCCCCAGATCCTGGGTATGGTACGTAAAGTAAATCATCTGGTAAAAGTAGAGGCATAG
- the rplO gene encoding 50S ribosomal protein L15, which yields MNLNTLQPAKGSVHKEKRLGRGEASGKGGTSTKGNKGGQSRAGYQSKRGHEGGQMPIQRRMPKRGFKSLNPTDYQVFNIGQIDHLVEKYGLQEFSLENLYINGLINRTAKVKILGQGELKAKVTAKVNAISEKAKQLIEAAGGTVELV from the coding sequence ATGAATCTGAATACGTTACAACCTGCGAAAGGTTCCGTACATAAAGAGAAGCGCCTTGGTCGTGGTGAAGCATCCGGTAAAGGTGGTACTTCCACAAAAGGTAACAAAGGTGGTCAGTCTCGTGCTGGTTATCAGAGCAAAAGAGGTCACGAAGGTGGTCAGATGCCAATCCAGCGTCGTATGCCAAAACGTGGTTTCAAGAGCTTAAACCCAACTGATTATCAGGTGTTCAACATCGGTCAGATCGACCACCTGGTTGAAAAATATGGTCTCCAGGAATTCTCTCTGGAAAACCTGTACATCAACGGGCTGATCAACAGGACCGCGAAAGTGAAGATCCTGGGTCAGGGAGAACTGAAGGCTAAAGTAACCGCAAAAGTGAATGCGATCAGCGAAAAAGCCAAGCAGCTGATAGAAGCAGCGGGTGGAACGGTAGAGCTGGTATAA
- the secY gene encoding preprotein translocase subunit SecY: MKKFIETIKNIWSIEDLRSRILTTLLLVLIYRVGSYIALPGIDANSLGLGEFANKSEKGILGLFNMFAGGSFSRASIFALGIMPYISASIAIQLLTIAVPYFQKLQKEGESGRKKINQYTRILTVIVTGFQASAYVAFLKQQSAGSIIPEYGAAFFWLTTTIVLTAGTLFVMWLGEKITDKGIGNGTSIIIMVGILARLPQAIIQEFSSRNAQSNGGAMLFLIELAVFVLITIGLILLVQGTRKIPVNYAKRIVGNKQFGGVRQFIPLKVNAAGVMPIIFAQAIMFIPATAIGFATDSNSGFIRIFSDHTNGWYNVIYAVLVIVFTYFYTALIFNPTQMADEMKRNNGFVPGVKPGQATADYIGAVMDRITLPGAFFLAMVGILPGIAAAVNINSNFATFFGGTSLLIMVGVILDTLQQIESQLLMRHYDGLMSTGRIKGRTAPANV; this comes from the coding sequence GTGAAGAAATTTATCGAAACGATTAAGAATATCTGGAGCATCGAGGATTTGCGTAGCCGAATTCTCACTACATTGCTTCTTGTCCTCATCTATCGTGTAGGATCCTATATCGCGTTACCCGGTATCGATGCCAACAGTTTGGGATTGGGAGAGTTTGCCAACAAGTCTGAAAAAGGTATCCTTGGACTGTTTAACATGTTCGCAGGTGGTTCCTTCTCCAGGGCTTCTATATTTGCTCTCGGCATTATGCCCTATATCTCTGCGTCTATAGCCATACAACTGCTTACAATTGCCGTGCCTTATTTTCAGAAACTCCAGAAAGAAGGTGAAAGCGGTAGAAAAAAGATTAATCAGTATACCCGTATACTGACAGTGATCGTGACTGGTTTCCAGGCAAGCGCGTATGTTGCGTTCCTGAAACAGCAGTCAGCAGGTTCCATTATCCCCGAGTATGGCGCAGCCTTCTTCTGGCTGACTACTACTATCGTACTTACAGCAGGTACCCTGTTTGTAATGTGGCTGGGTGAAAAGATCACAGACAAAGGTATTGGTAACGGTACTTCTATCATCATCATGGTGGGCATCCTTGCCCGTCTGCCACAGGCGATCATTCAGGAGTTCTCCTCCAGGAATGCGCAGAGCAATGGTGGTGCAATGCTGTTCCTGATCGAACTGGCTGTATTTGTGCTGATCACTATCGGTCTGATCCTGCTGGTACAAGGTACCCGTAAGATCCCGGTAAACTATGCAAAACGTATTGTTGGTAACAAACAGTTCGGCGGTGTACGTCAGTTCATTCCACTGAAGGTGAACGCTGCTGGTGTAATGCCAATCATCTTTGCACAGGCGATCATGTTTATCCCGGCAACAGCTATCGGTTTTGCTACAGACAGCAACTCTGGTTTTATCCGTATTTTCAGTGATCATACAAATGGCTGGTACAACGTGATCTATGCGGTACTGGTTATTGTATTCACTTATTTCTATACCGCGTTGATATTCAATCCGACCCAAATGGCGGATGAAATGAAACGTAACAACGGTTTTGTACCTGGTGTTAAACCTGGTCAGGCTACCGCTGATTACATTGGTGCTGTAATGGATCGTATCACCCTGCCTGGTGCATTCTTCCTGGCAATGGTTGGTATCCTTCCTGGTATTGCAGCAGCTGTGAATATCAATAGCAACTTTGCTACCTTCTTTGGAGGTACATCCCTGCTGATCATGGTGGGCGTTATCCTGGATACGCTCCAGCAAATAGAAAGCCAGCTGCTGATGCGCCACTACGATGGTCTCATGAGCACAGGTCGGATTAAAGGAAGAACAGCTCCGGCTAACGTCTAA
- the map gene encoding type I methionyl aminopeptidase, with protein sequence MVHYKTKEEIELMRKSALFVSATLEEVAKHLKPGMSTLDIDAIVEKFIVDNGAVPSFKNYKGFPKSCCISVNAEVVHGIPNAYVLQDGDIVSVDVGVLLNGYHGDSAYTFAIGNVKPEVLALMKTTKEALYRGIEKAVAGNRIGDIAHAIQDYTEKRRGYGVVRELVGHGLGKNLHEDPQVPNYGKRGSGPIMKEGLVIAIEPMVNLGVKEVEYMEDGWTVITRDEKPSVHFEHNVAVMKGKPDILSSFEGIERAEKNNPALNSNY encoded by the coding sequence ATGGTGCATTATAAAACTAAAGAAGAAATTGAGCTAATGCGCAAGAGCGCATTATTTGTGAGTGCTACATTGGAAGAAGTGGCTAAGCATCTGAAACCAGGTATGTCTACCCTCGATATCGATGCGATCGTAGAGAAGTTTATTGTGGATAATGGTGCAGTACCTTCTTTTAAAAACTACAAAGGATTTCCTAAAAGCTGTTGTATTTCTGTAAACGCAGAGGTCGTGCACGGTATACCGAACGCATATGTTTTGCAGGATGGTGATATTGTGAGCGTAGACGTTGGAGTACTGTTGAACGGATATCACGGTGATAGCGCTTATACGTTCGCTATCGGGAATGTGAAGCCGGAAGTACTGGCGTTGATGAAAACAACCAAGGAGGCCCTTTATAGAGGCATAGAGAAGGCAGTGGCAGGAAACCGTATTGGTGATATCGCTCATGCCATACAGGATTATACCGAAAAACGGCGTGGTTACGGCGTTGTACGTGAGCTGGTAGGACATGGCCTTGGAAAGAACCTCCATGAGGATCCACAGGTCCCTAACTATGGTAAACGTGGCAGCGGTCCGATCATGAAGGAAGGTTTGGTCATTGCAATTGAACCGATGGTAAACCTGGGTGTCAAAGAAGTGGAGTATATGGAGGATGGCTGGACCGTTATTACACGGGATGAGAAACCTTCCGTCCATTTTGAACACAACGTGGCAGTAATGAAGGGAAAACCGGATATACTATCTTCTTTTGAAGGCATCGAAAGAGCGGAAAAAAACAACCCTGCTCTCAACTCAAACTATTGA
- the infA gene encoding translation initiation factor IF-1 yields the protein MAKQALIKQDGIILEALSNAMFRVKLENGHEILATISGKMRMHYIRILPGDKVGVEMSPYDLSRGRIIFRYK from the coding sequence ATGGCAAAACAGGCACTCATTAAACAGGATGGAATAATACTAGAAGCCTTGTCTAACGCTATGTTTAGAGTTAAGTTAGAGAATGGGCATGAGATTTTAGCGACCATTTCTGGTAAGATGAGAATGCACTATATCCGCATCCTGCCTGGTGACAAAGTGGGGGTGGAAATGAGTCCATACGATTTGAGCAGAGGCAGAATCATATTCAGATATAAATAA
- the rpmJ gene encoding 50S ribosomal protein L36 encodes MRVRASIKKRSADCKIVRRKGKLLVINKKNPRFKQRQG; translated from the coding sequence ATGAGGGTAAGAGCTTCCATAAAAAAAAGAAGCGCAGATTGTAAAATCGTGCGCAGGAAGGGTAAATTGTTGGTGATCAACAAAAAGAATCCCCGTTTTAAACAACGTCAGGGATAA
- the rpsM gene encoding 30S ribosomal protein S13, whose protein sequence is MARIAGIDLPKNKRGEIGLTYIFGIGRSTAQYILEKSGIDLNKKVKDWNDDEQAAIRNIINGEFKVEGQLRSEVQMNIKRLLDIACYRGLRHRKGLPLRGQRTRTNSRTRKGKRKTVAGKKKAPKK, encoded by the coding sequence ATGGCACGTATAGCCGGTATCGATCTTCCTAAAAATAAAAGAGGAGAAATTGGCCTGACCTACATTTTTGGTATTGGTCGTTCTACCGCTCAATACATTCTGGAGAAGTCTGGTATTGACTTAAACAAGAAAGTTAAAGACTGGAACGATGATGAGCAGGCTGCTATCCGTAACATCATTAACGGTGAGTTTAAGGTAGAAGGTCAGCTGCGTTCAGAAGTGCAGATGAACATCAAACGTCTGCTGGATATAGCTTGCTATCGTGGTCTTCGTCATAGAAAGGGCTTACCTTTAAGAGGGCAGCGTACACGTACCAATAGCCGTACCCGTAAAGGTAAGCGTAAGACGGTTGCAGGTAAGAAGAAAGCGCCTAAGAAATAA
- the rpsK gene encoding 30S ribosomal protein S11: MAKAQNTKTAANKKRVVKVDNYGDVHISASFNNIIISITNKQGQVISWSTAGKMGFKGSKKNTPYAAQLAASDAAKTAMEAGLKRADVFVKGPGAGRESAIRAIANSGIEVNMIKDVTPLPHNGCRPPKKRRV, translated from the coding sequence ATGGCAAAAGCACAAAATACAAAAACTGCTGCTAACAAAAAGAGAGTAGTTAAAGTTGACAATTACGGTGATGTACACATCTCTGCTAGTTTCAACAATATCATCATCAGCATTACCAACAAACAGGGACAGGTGATTTCCTGGTCTACTGCAGGTAAAATGGGCTTCAAAGGTTCTAAAAAGAACACTCCATATGCAGCTCAGCTGGCTGCTTCTGACGCTGCAAAAACAGCAATGGAAGCAGGTCTGAAAAGAGCAGATGTTTTTGTAAAAGGCCCAGGTGCTGGTCGTGAGAGCGCAATCCGTGCTATCGCGAACTCCGGTATCGAGGTTAACATGATCAAAGACGTTACTCCTTTACCTCACAACGGTTGTCGTCCTCCTAAGAAGAGAAGGGTTTAG